In Eleutherodactylus coqui strain aEleCoq1 chromosome 11, aEleCoq1.hap1, whole genome shotgun sequence, a single window of DNA contains:
- the PDP2 gene encoding pyruvate dehydrogenase [acetyl-transferring]-phosphatase 2, mitochondrial, whose amino-acid sequence MMSRPFSGWVLNTIRPSTVLVGGGRCQYSQCRTPRPRRSWHRSGMPTCRCHPNVSYARPHSHMAEDLHFHLLPEQISYVLRANERSHTVPGTDGRSTVLKFESNILASNSPCEDRRSAATCLQTPGHMFGIFDGHAGATCAQSVSERLLYYIAVSMMSQETLQEIEFAAEHMKPVLPILQWHKHKKDYMYREMASLYVEHLRVYWQELLDLDNESGKSVADAMSYAFQRLDSDISLEAQVPTRNETVRNLTLQVAFSGATACVSHVDGVNVHVANAGDCRAVLGVQDKHGGWSAVPLTADHNACNTSEVQRVRSEHPASEEGAVVTDQRLLGILMPFRAFGDVQFKWSEELQRSILKNHRELEALNVYQYYPANYHTPPYLTAMPEITYHKLRGQDRFLVMASDGLWDTLDNQEVVRLVAEYLREVPERQVSGERRSLGYMQNVLLKRRRRRIGVQDHNVATHLIRHAVGRNEDGEIEQERLAAMLSLPEDLARMYRDDITVTVILFNTNAIEAHYRENEGE is encoded by the coding sequence ATGATGTCCAGACCTTTCTCTGGATGGGTCTTGAACACTATTCGACCAAGCACTGTCCTGGTGGGCGGGGGGAGATGTCAGTATTCGCAGTGCAGAACCCCAAGGCCCCGTAGGAGCTGGCACCGCTCGGGCATGCCAACATGTCGGTGCCATCCCAATGTCTCCTACGCCAGACCCCACAGCCACATGGCGGAGGACCTCCACTTCCACCTGCTTCCGGAGCAGATCAGTTACGTTCTCCGCGCCAACGAGCGCTCTCACACGGTACCGGGCACCGATGGCCGAAGTACAGTCCTGAAGTTTGAAAGCAATATACTGGCCTCGAACAGCCCTTGTGAAGACCGCAGAAGTGCCGCCACCTGCCTACAGACCCCAGGGCACATGTTTGGCATTTTCGATGGCCACGCTGGCGCCACTTGTgcccagtcagtcagcgagcggcTGCTTTATTACATTGCAGTCTCCATGATGTCTCAGGAAACGCTGCAGGAGATAGAATTTGCCGCAGAACACATGAAGCCGGTTTTACCAATCCTCCAGTGGCACAAACATAAGAAGGACTACATGTACCGGGAGATGGCGTCGCTCTACGTGGAGCACCTCCGCGTCTACTGGCAGGAGCTGCTCGATCTGGACAATGAGTCTGGAAAGAGCGTGGCCGACGCCATGTCCTACGCCTTTCAGAGACTGGACTCCGACATCTCGCTGGAAGCCCAAGTGCCTACGAGGAACGAGACGGTCAGGAATCTTACTTTGCAAGTTGCGTTTTCTGGGGCGACGGCCTGCGTGTCACACGTAGACGGGGTGAACGTGCACGTGGCGAATGCTGGAGACTGCCGGGCTGTGCTGGGCGTTCAGGATAAACATGGCGGCTGGTCTGCCGTACCCCTCACTGCTGACCACAATGCGTGCAACACATCGGAGGTGCAGAGAGTCCGGTCCGAGCATCCGGCCTCCGAGGAGGGAGCGGTAGTGACTGACCAGAGGCTGCTGGGAATTCTGATGCCCTTTCGGGCTTTTGGCGACGTCCAGTTTAAATGGAGTGAGGAGCTGCAGCGAAGTATCCTGAAGAACCACCGCGAGCTGGAGGCGCTGAATGTCTATCAGTACTATCCCGCCAACTATCATACGCCGCCATATCTAACGGCCATGCCCGAGATCACCTACCACAAGCTGCGGGGCCAGGATCGCTTCTTGGTCATGGCCTCCGATGGGCTTTGGGACACGCTGGATAACCAGGAGGTGGTGAGGCTTGTGGCAGAATACCTGCGTGAGGTCCCTGAGCGCCAAGTGTCCGGAGAGAGGCGGAGCCTCGGCTACATGCAGAACGTTCTTCTGAAGCGGCGGAGAAGAAGAATTGGCGTACAGGATCACAACGTTGCCACACACCTGATCCGACATGCGGTAGGCCGCAACGAGGACGGCGAGATTGAGCAGGAGAGATTGGCCGCTATGTTGAGCTTGCCGGAGGACTTGGCGAGGATGTACCGAGACGACATCACCGTTACCGTCATCCTGTTCAACACGAATGCCATTGAAGCGCATTACAGAGAGAACGAAGGGGAATGA